One Nesterenkonia populi DNA window includes the following coding sequences:
- a CDS encoding ATP-dependent DNA ligase, whose translation MASRQQSVRVDGRRLRVTSLDKVLYPESGTTKAEVLEYYQAAAPAMLPLLAGRPVTRKRWPDGTGSGDFFRKNLEDSAPGWVPVAEVQHSDHVNTYPLADSAAVLAWFGQVAALELHVPQWRVDPGAGRPQPPGSVNPDRLVLDLDPGPGTALADCAQAARWCRELLDSMGLPSVPVTSGSKGIHLYAALDGSYTSEQVSEVAKELAKALEKDHPDDIVSDMSKDRRRGKVLIDWSQNSANKTTVAPYSLRGRNRPWVAVPRTWDELEDADSLEHLDFRQVMERLAEGTDPLAGFGGSPDGPAEDALSTYRAKRDAGRTLEPVPETSPSLRAGDPLFVIQEHHARRLHFDTRVEHNGVLVSWAVPKAPPLKQGAQRLAVRTEDHPVEYAEFEGTIPKGEYGAGEVTIWDHGTAQIEKWEPEKVVVVLHGRPGGGLDGIPRRYALVKTGKGTEKDQWLIRLTKNQPKAQSRPDDAGTAPGTAKAPGTAAALPHPLPSPMLATLGKPSDIRGDGWAFEAKWDGYRAIAAADDSGTVHLRSRSGRDLTDTFPELTELAEAVPAGTVLDGEVVALNSQHRPDFGRLQQRGRLTKPREIERAAKRIPVHFMAFDLLHTAEHGDLTGEPYARRRELLAEVLSPTKRIQRPDDLGQELEHAMEVSQKLQLEGVMAKRTSDAYHPGRRSEGWVKLKQAQHADVVVVGYRRGNGGRAKTFSSLLLAAENDGGELTYAGRVGTGFSDSQLKALRKKLDRLSRKSPPVDDVPAEDASDAVWATPKLKAEVAHSGVTRDSRLRHATWRRELK comes from the coding sequence ATGGCGTCGAGGCAGCAGAGCGTCAGGGTTGACGGGCGCCGTCTGCGGGTCACCAGCCTGGACAAGGTCCTCTACCCGGAGTCCGGGACCACCAAGGCCGAGGTGCTGGAGTACTACCAGGCGGCTGCCCCGGCGATGCTGCCCCTGCTGGCCGGACGGCCCGTGACCCGGAAGCGCTGGCCGGACGGCACCGGCTCCGGGGACTTCTTCCGGAAGAACCTCGAGGACTCCGCCCCGGGCTGGGTCCCCGTCGCAGAGGTGCAGCACTCCGATCACGTGAACACCTACCCGTTGGCGGACTCCGCCGCCGTCCTGGCGTGGTTCGGGCAGGTCGCCGCGTTGGAGCTGCACGTCCCCCAATGGAGGGTCGATCCCGGTGCGGGACGGCCCCAGCCGCCCGGATCGGTGAACCCGGACAGGCTGGTGCTGGACCTGGACCCCGGCCCGGGGACCGCTCTGGCCGACTGCGCGCAGGCTGCCCGGTGGTGCCGAGAGCTGCTCGACTCGATGGGGCTGCCCTCCGTCCCTGTCACCTCAGGGTCGAAGGGAATTCACCTCTACGCCGCGCTGGACGGCAGCTACACCTCCGAACAGGTCTCCGAGGTGGCCAAGGAGCTGGCCAAAGCCCTGGAGAAGGACCACCCGGACGACATCGTCTCTGACATGTCCAAGGACAGGCGAAGGGGCAAGGTGCTCATCGACTGGTCGCAGAACAGCGCGAACAAGACCACGGTGGCGCCCTACTCACTGCGCGGACGGAACCGCCCCTGGGTGGCCGTCCCGCGGACCTGGGACGAGCTGGAGGATGCGGACTCGCTGGAGCATCTGGACTTCCGGCAGGTGATGGAGCGGCTGGCGGAGGGGACTGACCCGTTGGCGGGATTCGGCGGCTCCCCCGACGGCCCGGCTGAGGACGCGCTGAGCACGTACCGGGCGAAGCGCGACGCTGGCAGAACCCTGGAGCCTGTCCCTGAGACGAGCCCCTCCCTGCGCGCCGGGGATCCGCTCTTTGTGATCCAGGAGCATCACGCTCGCCGTCTGCACTTCGACACCAGGGTGGAGCACAACGGCGTGCTGGTCTCCTGGGCGGTCCCCAAGGCCCCGCCGCTGAAGCAGGGCGCCCAGAGGCTGGCCGTGCGCACCGAGGATCACCCGGTCGAGTACGCCGAGTTCGAAGGGACCATCCCCAAGGGCGAGTACGGCGCGGGAGAGGTCACCATCTGGGATCACGGCACCGCACAGATCGAGAAGTGGGAGCCGGAGAAGGTCGTCGTCGTGCTCCACGGCCGGCCCGGCGGCGGGCTTGACGGGATTCCGCGCCGGTACGCGCTGGTGAAGACGGGGAAGGGCACGGAGAAGGATCAGTGGCTCATTCGTCTCACCAAGAACCAGCCGAAGGCGCAGAGCAGGCCCGACGACGCCGGGACGGCACCCGGCACGGCCAAGGCACCCGGCACGGCCGCCGCCCTCCCGCACCCGCTCCCCTCCCCCATGCTCGCCACGCTCGGCAAGCCTTCTGATATCCGGGGGGATGGTTGGGCGTTCGAGGCCAAGTGGGACGGCTACCGGGCGATCGCGGCGGCGGACGATTCCGGGACGGTTCATCTGCGCAGCCGCAGCGGCCGGGACCTGACCGACACGTTCCCGGAGCTGACGGAGCTCGCGGAGGCGGTGCCGGCAGGGACGGTGCTGGACGGTGAGGTGGTGGCGCTGAACAGTCAGCACCGCCCGGACTTCGGGCGGCTGCAGCAGCGTGGCAGACTCACCAAGCCCCGGGAGATCGAACGCGCCGCGAAGCGGATCCCCGTGCACTTCATGGCGTTCGACCTGCTGCATACCGCTGAGCACGGCGACCTCACCGGCGAGCCGTACGCCCGGCGTCGCGAGCTGCTGGCCGAGGTGCTCAGCCCGACCAAGCGCATCCAACGGCCGGATGATCTGGGCCAGGAGCTGGAGCATGCGATGGAGGTCTCGCAGAAGCTGCAGCTTGAGGGGGTGATGGCCAAGCGCACGAGTGACGCCTACCACCCGGGCCGACGCTCGGAGGGGTGGGTGAAGCTGAAGCAGGCCCAGCATGCTGACGTTGTTGTCGTCGGCTACCGCAGGGGCAACGGCGGCCGCGCGAAGACGTTCAGCTCCCTGCTTCTCGCAGCGGAGAACGACGGCGGGGAGCTCACCTATGCCGGACGGGTCGGCACCGGGTTCTCCGACAGCCAGCTGAAGGCTCTGCGGAAGAAGCTGGACCGGCTCAGCCGCAAGAGCCCGCCGGTGGACGACGTTCCCGCGGAGGACGCCTCGGACGCGGTCTGGGCCACCCCGAAGCTGAAGGCCGAGGTCGCCCATTCAGGCGTCACCCGGGACAGCCGCCTCCGCCACGCCACCTGGCGCCGCGAACTCAAATGA
- a CDS encoding PPK2 family polyphosphate kinase, with protein sequence MTGTSSALDVELTGVPGPQAAKGQPFAGDPRSLWRPAQFGETLHLAGVPARKRIGFDGGKSAGRRTLAERADLLADLQELMWAHVAAAPEEERRAVEKAIAARVKRRSPKEAKRREKLFTPEVEEALAALERGPRVLLVLQGMDSSGKGGMVKSVVSAMDPLGVDVAAFGRPTPEQKRQHYLQRIIAQLPEPGHVGVFDRSHYEDVLVPTITGSASQKELGRRTEALQLFERELVRRGFVIVKVMLHISPDEQLERLVSRLDREHKHWKYDPSDADARAQFPDYQEAYARLIEATDADHAPWHITGADRKWYSRLAVQELLIAALADLNLRWPAADYDVEHERSRLVETRRAAS encoded by the coding sequence ATGACAGGCACCAGCTCCGCACTCGACGTCGAGCTCACCGGGGTTCCTGGCCCCCAGGCCGCAAAGGGCCAGCCCTTCGCCGGCGACCCGCGCAGCCTGTGGCGGCCAGCCCAGTTCGGGGAGACCCTGCACCTTGCCGGCGTGCCCGCCCGGAAACGGATCGGGTTCGACGGCGGCAAGTCGGCGGGACGCAGGACGCTCGCCGAGCGCGCCGACCTGCTCGCTGATCTGCAGGAGCTGATGTGGGCGCACGTGGCCGCCGCCCCGGAGGAGGAGCGCCGGGCGGTGGAGAAGGCGATCGCCGCCCGGGTGAAGCGCCGCAGCCCCAAAGAGGCCAAACGCCGCGAGAAGCTCTTCACCCCGGAGGTGGAGGAGGCCCTCGCCGCACTGGAGCGGGGCCCGCGTGTGCTGCTGGTGCTGCAGGGGATGGACTCATCCGGCAAGGGCGGCATGGTGAAGTCTGTGGTGAGTGCGATGGACCCGCTCGGCGTCGACGTTGCCGCCTTCGGCAGGCCGACCCCGGAGCAGAAGCGCCAGCACTATCTGCAGCGGATCATCGCTCAGCTGCCCGAGCCGGGGCACGTCGGCGTCTTCGACCGCTCGCACTATGAGGATGTGCTGGTCCCCACGATCACCGGCTCCGCGAGCCAGAAGGAGCTGGGCCGGCGCACGGAGGCGCTGCAGCTCTTCGAGCGTGAACTGGTCCGCCGCGGGTTCGTCATCGTCAAAGTGATGCTGCACATCTCCCCGGACGAGCAGCTTGAGCGGCTGGTCTCCCGCCTGGACCGGGAGCACAAGCATTGGAAGTATGACCCCTCCGACGCGGACGCCCGCGCCCAGTTCCCCGACTACCAGGAGGCATACGCCCGCCTGATCGAAGCCACTGATGCCGATCATGCTCCGTGGCACATCACGGGCGCAGACCGTAAGTGGTATTCGCGCCTGGCCGTCCAGGAGCTGCTCATCGCCGCCCTGGCTGACCTCAATCTGCGGTGGCCCGCCGCTGACTACGACGTTGAGCACGAGCGCAGCCGGCTCGTGGAGACCAGACGTGCGGCGTCGTGA
- a CDS encoding TspO/MBR family protein, with the protein MPQTAEGDGPHARDSTPVQAAGLVVMLAIPLIVSFFAGQATDPHTDGWYEQADQPPWNPPDWLFGPVWTVLYVSMGVAAWLIWRRRHQHLVRAALIVYFVQLAINGAWAPLFFAAYPSWGSSALWAAFAVIVALIIAVVLTIRAFWPISRIAAALLVPYLAWILYASTLNGYIALAN; encoded by the coding sequence ACCGCCGAGGGCGACGGTCCACACGCTCGTGATTCCACGCCTGTTCAGGCCGCCGGGCTGGTGGTGATGCTCGCCATCCCGCTCATCGTCAGCTTCTTTGCGGGACAGGCCACGGATCCTCACACCGACGGCTGGTACGAACAGGCTGACCAGCCTCCGTGGAATCCCCCGGATTGGCTGTTCGGCCCTGTCTGGACGGTCCTGTACGTCTCAATGGGCGTGGCCGCCTGGCTCATTTGGCGCAGAAGGCACCAGCACCTGGTCCGAGCCGCGCTCATTGTCTACTTCGTCCAGCTGGCGATCAACGGTGCCTGGGCGCCGCTGTTCTTCGCGGCGTACCCCAGCTGGGGCAGCTCAGCCCTCTGGGCCGCCTTCGCCGTCATCGTTGCCCTCATCATCGCGGTTGTGCTGACGATCCGAGCCTTTTGGCCGATCAGCAGGATCGCGGCAGCGCTCCTGGTCCCGTATCTCGCGTGGATCCTCTACGCGTCCACTCTCAACGGGTACATCGCTCTGGCGAACTGA